The following coding sequences lie in one Vespa velutina chromosome 24, iVesVel2.1, whole genome shotgun sequence genomic window:
- the LOC124957058 gene encoding ral GTPase-activating protein subunit alpha-1 isoform X2, producing the protein MFGKKLHVDVKKSTLKVQDVKKDSATRFKHLKIVLENVDTDEAKGFFEGNFSHVYFILYDCFVSAEANLRQRVHKAHREELEQVLHLLEKVLTLLPELLNKRWQCHSLARILQKLLHPGNSWKLRRQAIRYFILWYQALGENAPEHIHQMFACLVPGFPPPQSLHYKCERKIDNKKDKSTRTSTSDEKEKRDFYDAQVIQSIFHDNGSNQGPISQVDGGPILPPQGGEKPLDNETVRFLEALLEFMVTQVVKIEWRDKTTRQHKTFQFLLERFKATYLRYICPEFDDNFSLYKPNLELPTMRKPTNQSQNNYVLCKVALIKWIANFTHVARKDSLFTHLPQSTTPNEENPESELRRVSVTQHSSDSNLLSPESTLSQHDNQNQEDNTISAVTLVREVLYGNRDNVNFVHELYRQAFLLDFSHAGAIRKAIAVYKDWIQMNELPPFMLEPLDGHKERDYDDSLKKDSNETDKSPSENFRQTRLRNDSYLGAIHRENLFIRAGLQNVLQVFITQASHVFFLEYSGLNSTAALIEEQTDSCKRVLNVYRYVVMHSRLEPATWEQLLRVLLQITSLVLSENSSRRKHHETIGGKLAPAIFQTLIVTWIKANLNVVISTQLWDQFLEVLSSLTQWEELIREWAKTLDTLTRVLARHVYNLDLNDLPLDRLSEQKTKRRRGVGSRAASIGSVQPPCKGSIDQESNATSKENVTDHPLRDLRKGRMLPRSASDNTIYNGKARTKFHRSRTHTVHTGVPVLPLSIEQDMARLLSSGPTSSITGKMLPNRRAKSLDSIVIVDSEPPSPRCPSPTPSSGVDSNKDSPIQIENIDGSSIDTNDITERRSVMAGGGVRGWLPDVAVVLWRRMLSALGDVNNIQDPILHGQVMDYLVQLTQTLIKIRLNQGISGDNQVTPPAPELIPPLTVIAPWCFKAIQLPAQYEVGKLAAYRLICLLTVQPLDINLPKQHLNLFYRAVHNGIASNDSKVLHVLVKYTGPRLFSLNLPGSSLLILDYIHAANVILSSQDVEAPRTEAVSIIGSLLSLPATIAKLPVLQPNGSDILTIVCPDAKEHVVNILLRSCRREPTGIARCLALSSIAMFAYRELSCKNQHPRIPEAVTVLLLALRATHVTVAQVACDSLLLLCDKADILLELYPNVPCKITHVLSETLGRMTLRERRGPLTISMIFCLGEWAMNLGPTVLLRVYQGKPLLMTLFTVLDNIAQNKGGKDPPKTNKCHQDEDDDFDPDVTLDNLTDEICAKSPHRGNVHSVQLAAKMVMMHLINHLGHFPMGIGAARLSSLVVELDDVPGIEGDELSSAIFQAPNIQLLMLSNSIIMSLVELAALDAPGGGVTAGLTTAPSLVRVLLRDLAGKASWDSSILYSQPFIDDEFQTPFAKSVDWGIKSHKEELNSVITQQSCASRHTIRHREPHILPTFANGASDMDNLDDLLQYIGHTSPEVLCNPEIALNAPANPPHGLYLESETIATILNQRNAEQEHLNNWSQHISMCATPISPPSCRQPPAPFHHCRLLFSHLGLSGWEQRRKLHLLTKNEKLLRELRNLDSQRSRETHKIAVIYVSQGQEDKNSILSNVAASKEYENFVARLAWEVELESHTGFLGGLVPGKASGVTAPYFATSFTEVLFHVATRMPSDSPESLLQKTRHLGNDEVHIVWSEHWRDYRRDIIPTEFCDVLIVIYPLHNKLYRIQISRKPEIPFFGPLFDECIVEDKVLPGLVRTTALAASRAKRSTLTLYQHYYEERARSIDTVMRNHKESTTFEEFTANVYSPVQPASPFSGTSSVSGSTTSVQSTASSNLAAALIDSHQGRSGLRSTSATSNDTRANRASDGSRVWFSNDAQENTALHGISPRPVKKMSFKSGPKQRTNTQPTPPDSPRYK; encoded by the exons ATGTTCGGTAAAAAACTTCATGTAGACGTCAAAAAGTCAACACTCAAAGTTCAGGATGTTAAAAAGGACAGTGCGACTCGATTTAAACATCTTAAAATTGTCCTAG aaaatgttGATACGGATGAAGCAAAAGGCTTTTTTGAAGGAAATTTTAGtcatgtttattttatattatatgactGCTTTGTGTCTGCTGAGGCCAATCTACGACAGCGTG tACACAAGGCACATAGAGAAGAATTAGAGCAAGTATTACATCTATTAGAAAAAGTTTTAACTCTTCTTCCTGAACTCTTAAATAAACGATGGCAATGTCATAGTCTTGCAAGAATTCTACAAAAGTTATTACATCCTGGAAATAGTTGGAAACTTCGTAGGCAGGCCATAAG gtattttattttatggtATCAAGCACTGGGTGAAAATGCTCCTGAACATATCCATCAAATGTTTGCCTGTTTGGTCCCAGGCTTTCCACCACCACAATCTTTGCACTATAAGTGTGAACGTAAAattgataacaaaaaagataaatcaacGAGAACAAGCACATctgatgagaaagagaaaagagacttTTATGATGCACAAGTGATACAGAGTATTTTTCATGATAATGGTTCAAATCAGGGTCCGATAAGTCAGGTAGATGGTGGACCTATTTTACCTCCACAAGGAGGAGAAAAGCCATTAGACAATGAGACTGTTAGATTTTTAGAAGCATTATTGGAGTTCATGGTTACACAAGTAGTCAAAATAGAATGGAGAGATAAAACAACGAGGCAGCACAAgacatttcaatttttattagaacgtTTTAAAGCAACTTACCTCCGTTATATATGTCCAGAATTTGatgacaatttttctttatataagcCTAATTTAGAATTGCCTACAATGAGAAAACCAACTAATCAAAGTCAGAATAATTATGTTCTTTGTAAAGTTGCACTAATCAAATGGATCGCAAACTTTACTCATGTTGCAAGAAAAGATAGTCTTTTTACACATCTCCCACAAAGCACAACACCCAATGAAGAAAATCCAGAGTCAGAGCTGCGTCGCGTTTCAGTTACACAACATTCGAGTGATTCGAATTTACTTTCACCTGAATCTACACTATCTCAACACGATAATCAAAATCAAGAAGATAACACTATATCAGCTGTTACTTTAGTCAGAGAAGTTCTCTATGGAAATAGAGATAATGTTAATTTTGTTCATGAACTTTATAGACAAGCATTTCTCTTAGATTTCAGTCATGCAGGAGCAATAAGAAAAGCTATAGCTGTATATAAGGATTGGAtacaaatgaatgaattacCACCATTTATGTTAGAACCTTTGGATGGACATAAAGAACGAGACTATGATGATAGTCTGAAAAAAGATTCTAATGAGACAGATAAGAGTCCATCCGAAAATTTTCGTCAAACTAGATTGAGAAATGATTCATATTTAGGTGCTATACATAgggaaaatttgtttataagaGCAGGATTACAAAATGTACTGCAAGTATTTATTACACAAGCATCACACGTATTTTTCCTTGAATATTCAGGTTTAAATTCAACTGCAGCTTTAATAGAAGAACAAACCGATAGTTGTAAAAGAGTTTTGAATGTTTATCGATATGTTGTCATGCATTCAAGATTGGAGCCTGCAACGTGGGAGCAATTGCTCAGAGTACTTCTTCAAATTACGTCGCTAGTATTGAGTGAAAATTCATCTCGTCGCAAACACCATGAAACAATTGGTGGCAAATTAGCACCTGCTATATTTCAAACTTTGATTGTTACTTGGATAAAAGCCAATTTAAATGTAGTGATATCTACTCAACTTTGGGATCAGTTTTTAGAAGTACTATCTTCTTTGACGCAATGGGAAGAATTAATTCGAGAATGGGCAAAAACATTGGATACTTTAACACGAGTACTTGCAAGGCATGTATACAATTTAGATTTAAATGATCTACCATTAGATAGATTAAgtgaacaaaaaacaaaaagacgtCGTGGAGTTGGAAGTCGTGCTGCATCGATAGGAAGTGTTCAGCCACCATGTAAAGGAAGTATTGATCAAGAGAGTAATGCTAcatcaaaagaaaatgtaacag ATCATCCATTACGAGATTTAAGAAAAGGACGAATGTTACCACGCAGTGCAAGCGATAACACTATTTATAATGGAAAAGCTCGTACGAAGTTTCATAGAAGTCGAACTCATACTGTACATACTGGTGTTCCTG TACTTCCCCTATCTATAGAGCAAGATATGGCACGATTACTATCAAGTGGTCCTACATCATCAATAACTGGAAAAATGCTACCAAACAGACGTGCTAAATCATTGGATAGCATTGTCATAGTTGATAGTGAACCACCATCTCCACGTTGTCCCTCTCCAACACCAAGCAGTGGCGTTGACAGCAATAAAGATAGTCCAATACAAATAGAGAACATTGATGGCAGCAGTATTG ATACAAATGATATAACAGAAAGAAGATCTGTTATGGCAGGCGGTGGAGTACGAGGATGGTTACCAGATGTTGCTGTTGTATTATGGAGGCGAATGTTATCTGCTTTGGgtgatgtaaataatattcaagatCCAATATTACATGGTCAAGTTATGGATTATCTTGTACAATTGACACAAACTCTTATAAAG atTCGCTTAAATCAAGGTATCTCTGGGGACAATCAAGTAACACCTCCTGCTCCAGAACTTATTCCACCTCTAACAGTTATTGCTCCATGGTGTTTTAAG GCAATACAATTACCAGCTCAATATGAAGTAGGAAAATTAGCTGCTTATCGCCTTATATGCCTCTTGACTGTTCAACCTTTGGATATAAATTTACCAAAACAGCatttgaatcttttttatcgtgcTGTTCATAATGGCATTGCTAGCAACGATAGTAAAGTACTCCATGTATTAGTCAAATATACTGGGCCTCGATTATTTAGTTTAAATCTACCTGGTTCTAGTCTTCTTATTTTGGATTATATCCATGCCGCTAATGTAATACTAAGTAGTCAAGATGTCGAg gcACCCAGAACGGAAGCTGTCTCTATAATCGgttcgctattatcattacctGCAACCATAGCTAAATTACCTGTGCTACAACCAAATGGATCtgatattttaacaatagTATGCCCCGATGCAAAG GAACATGTAGTGAATATTCTTCTGAGAAGTTGTAGACGTGAACCAACTGGAATAGCAAGATGTTTAGCCCTTTCTAGCATAGCTATGTTTGCGTACAGAGAATTATCTTGTAAAAATCAACATCCACGAATTCCAGAGGCTGTTactgttcttcttcttgcgCTTAGG gcTACACATGTGACAGTTGCTCAGGTGGCATGCGATTCCCTTTTACTTTTATGCGACAAGGCAGACATTTTATTGGAATTGTATCCTAATGTACCATGCAAAATCACACAT gtCCTTTCAGAGACTCTTGGTCGTATGACTCTACGAGAAAGGCGTGGCCCATTAActatatcgatgatattttgTTTAGGAGAATGGGCTATGAATTTGGGTCCAACTGTATTATTACGTGTATATCAAGGAAAACCACTTTTAATGACATTATTCACA gtTTTAGATAACATAGCACAAaataaaggaggaaaagatccaccaaaaacgaataaatgtcatcaagatgaagatgatgatttTGATCCCGATGTCACTTTGGATAACTTAACGGATGAAATATGTGCAAAGTCTCCTCATCGTGGTAATGTCCATTCGGTTCAGCTTGCAGCGAAAAtg GTAATGATGCATTTGATTAATCATCTCGGTCACTTTCCAATGGGTATTGGTGCAGCACGTCTTTCGTCTTTAGTTGTTGAATTAGATGATGTACCAGGAATCGAAGGAGATGAACTATCTTCTGCAATCTTTCAAGCAccaaatatacaattattaatgcTATCCAATTCAATTATAATGTCCCTCGTTGAATTAGCTGCACTTGATGCACCCGGAGGAGGAGTTACAGCTGGCTTAACAACGGCTCCTTCTTTAGTAAGAGTATTATTACGAGATTTAGCAGGGAAAGCATCTTGGGATAGTTCCATTTTGTATAGTCAACCGTTTATTGACGATGAATTTCAAACACCATTTGCAAAATCAG ttGATTGGGGTATAAAATCTCATAAGGAAGAATTGAATAGTGTTATAACGCAACAGAGTTGCGCCTCGAGACACACTATAAGGCATCGCGAGCCTCATATTTTGCCAACATTTGCAAATGGTGCAAGTGATATGGACAATTTAGATGAT CTTCTTCAATATATAGGACATACGAGTCCTGAAGTTTTGTGTAATCCGGAGATAGCATTAAATGCACCTGCTAATCCACCGCATGGATTGTACCTTGAAAGTGAAACTATTGCAACTATTTTAAATCAACGAAATGCGGAACAAGAACATCTTAATAATTGGAGTCAACATATTag CATGTGTGCGACACCAATTAGTCCACCATCGTGCCGTCAACCACCAGCACCGTTTCATCACTGCCGGcttctattttctcatttGGGCCTGTCTGGTTGGGAACAACGGAGAAAGTTACATTTGCTtactaaaaatgaaaaacttcTACGTGAATTACGAAATCTTGATAGTCAACGTTCTAGAGAGACACATAAGATTGCAGTGATTTATGTTAGTCAGGGAcaggaagataaaaattcgatattaaGCAATGTAGCAGCTAGTAAGGAGTATGAAAATTTTGTAGCCAGATTAGCTTGGGAAGTTGAACTTGAATCGCATACTGGTTTTCTTGGGGGTCTTGTGCCTGGAAAAGCATCCGGTGTAACTGCACCTTATTTTGCAACATCTTTTACCGAAGTTCTCTTTCATGTAGCAACAAGAATGCCATCCGATAGTCCAGAAAGTTTATTACAAAAG ACACGACATCTTGGCAACGACGAAGTTCATATTGTTTGGTCAGAACATTGGAGAGATTATCGTAGAGATATCATACCGACAGAATTTTGTGAtgttttaatagttatttatCCATTGCACAATAAGTTATATAGAATACAAATTTCTAGAAAGCCAGAAATCCCATTTTTTGGTCCATTGTTTGATGAATGTATCGTTGAAGACAAAGTTCTCCCTGGTTTAGTTAGAACCACAGCTTTGGCTGCTAGTAGAGCCAAGAGATCAACCCTTACATTATATCAACATTA TTATGAGGAACGGGCAAGATCTATCGACACAGTAATGAGGAATCATAAAGAATCTACAACTTTCGAAGAGTTCACCGCAAATGTCTATTCTCCGGTACAACCAGCAAGTCCATTCAGTGGAACGTCTTCTGTATCTG GATCTACAACAAGCGTGCAATCCACAGCATCGTCAAACCTTGCAGCGGCACTTATAGATTCGCATCAGGGTCGTTCTGGTCTACGCAGTACTTCGGCAACAAGCAATGATACTCGTGCAAATAGAG CTTCTGATGGAAGCAGAGTATGGTTCAGTAATGATGCTCAGGAAAATACTGCTTTGCATGGAATTTCACCAAGACCTGTTAAAAAGATGTCTTTCAAAAGTGGGCCAAAGCAGAGAACAAATACACAGCCTACACCGCCGGATAGTCCAAGATACAAATAA